The bacterium genome contains the following window.
TTTTCTATTGTCTTTATCTCTTCTTCAATATCGCTTATTGCCTTTTCCATTATGAGACCGTAGATAAAGCCTGTTTGGCTTTCTCTACCAAGGAACGGAAAGCTTCTGGCTCCTTTATCGCCATATCGGCGAGGGCTTTCCTGTTGATTTTTATTCCCAGTTTTGCAAGAGCACCCATAAAGAGGGAATACTTAATCCCCTCGGCACGGCAGGCAGCGTTTATCCTGGCTATCCATAGTCTGCGGAACTCTCTTTTGCGTTCCCTCCTATGGCGATAGGAATGATAGAGGGCGTGAAGGACGGCTTCGTTGGCGTTAATGAAGCGCCTGCTCCTGGCGCCGCGGAAGCCCTCCGCCATCTTCAAAACCTTCTTATGTCTCCTTCTATTTACGATTCCGCCTTTGACTCTCGTCATTTCTAAACCTCCTTATTCATTGATAAGGAATGAGCTTCCTTATCCGCTTTTCCATGGTTTTGTCCACCTCCGCCTCTCGGCGAAGGCGTCTAACTCTCGCCTCGCTCTTCTTCCTCATAAGATGGTTGAGGCGAGTATGCCTCCTCAAAAGCTTACCGCTGCCGGTTACCTTGAACCTTTTGGCCGCGGATTTCCTCGTCTTCAGTTTCGGCATAGCCAAAACCTCCTTTTCATTTCTTCTTGGGCATCAGGAGAACGCTCATCCTCCTGCCCTCCATCTTTATATCTCTTTCCACTATCGCATATTCCTTTAAAGCCTCTTTGATTTTATTAAGCAACTCCACACCCCTATCAGTGAATGTCAACTCCCTCCCTCTAAAATAAACCACCACCCTCACCTTGTGTCTCTCCTCCAAAAATTCCCTTATCTTCCTCATTTTCACTTGATAATCGTGGTCGTCTATGAAAAGCCTGAACCTTATCTCCTTTACCTCTTGCGTCTTTTGCTTCTTAGATTCCTCCTTCCTCTTCTTTTCCTGTTCGTATTTATACTTTGAATAATCCAAAATTCTACAAACAGGTGGATTAGCCTGCGGTGCCACCTCCACCAAATCCAACCCCTTCTCCCTTGCTATCCTCTGCGCCTTCTGAATAGGCACTATGCCTATCTGCACACCGTTCTCATCTATCAGCCTTACTTCCCTCGCCCTTATTTCTTCGTTTACTCGCCAACGACGTTCGCTAATTGATTATCAACCTCCCTCTGTTGAATTTAGATAATATCCGTTTCATTTTCATTCGTCAAGTGATTGAGAAACTCTTCAACACTCATTGGGGACAAGTTTTCTCCCCCTCTCTTGCGAGGGGAAACTGTTTTGCTTGCCATTTCTCTATCGCCAACAACTAATGCATAGGGGATTTTAGCCATCTGAGCTTCTCTAATTCTATAATTAAGCGTTTCGTTTCTCGCGTCAACCTCAACTCTAAAATTCCTTTCCTTGATTGCTTTCGCCACCTCTTCAGCGTAAGGGATATGCCTTTCCGCTATTGGCAAAATCCTCACCTGAACGGGAGATAACCAAAGAGGAAGGGCTCCTGCATAGTGCTCTATTAAAGTTCCCATAAATCTTTCCAAGCTCCCCAGAACCGCCCTATGCACCATAACAACGGTATGTTCCTTTCCATCCGCACCTATGTAGGTTATATTGAAGCGCTCCGGTAGGTTGAAATCCACCTGAATAGTCGGTCCCTGCCACAATCTTCCAAGGGAATCCCTAAGGCTTATATCTATCTTCGGACCGTAAAATACTCCTCCTCCCTCATCTACGATATACTCTATTCCCCTTTCCTCAAGGACCTCCTTCAAAATTCCCTCAGCCATCTCCCATCTCTCCAATGTCCCCGCATATTTCTCGGGGCGCGTGCTCAACTTATGAACATATTCCCTAAAGCCAAACCTTCTCATCATAAAATGGGCTAATTCCAGCACATCTTCTATTTCTTTCTTTAAATCCTCCGGAGTGCAGAAAATATGGGCATCATCTTGAGTGAATCCCCTCACCCTCAGCAAACCGTGAAGAACGCCGGAGCGTTCATATCTGTAAACAGTGCCCAGTTCGGCGTATCTTATAGGTAAGTCCCTATAACTACGCTGTTTGCTTTTATAGACTAAAATATGGAAGGGACAGTTCATCGGCTTCAGTATATACTCCACATCCTCAAACTGCATAGGAGGGTACATATTTTCTTTGTACATCTCCAGATGCCCGGAAATGCGCCACAGGTCAGCCCTCGCTATATGTGGCGTGTAAATAAGCTGGTAGCCTCTCTTTATATGCTCTTCCTTCCAAAAATCCTCAATTATCTTCCTGACAATCGCTCCTTTAGGATGCCAGAAAACCAGCCCCGCCCCCGCTTCCTCCTCTATACTAAATAGCTCAAGCGTTCTACCCAAAACTCTATGGTCCCTCTTTTCCGCTTCCTCCAGGAAGTGAAGATAATCTGCTAATTCCTCTTCACTGGGGAAAGCTGTCCCCTTTATTCTCTGTAAAGAAGGATTTCCTTCCTCTCCTTTCCAATAGGCACTTGAGATGGATAATAGCTTGAATCCTTTTGTATTTATATAAGATGTATTCTCAAGATGCGGTCCCCTGCATAAATCAACAAAGTCGCCTTGCTCATATATCGTAACAACATCTTCCTCTATCTCGTCCAAAAGCTCCAATTTGAGACTCTCTCCCCTTTGGGAGAATAGATTTTTAGCCTCCTCTTTGCTTATTTCCCTTCTTATTATGGGAAGATTCCTCCTCGCTATCTCCCGCATCTTCTCCTCTATTTTCGCTAAGTCTGCTTCCGTAAAGGGAGTTTCCTTAAGAAAATCATAGAAGAAGCCGTCCTCGGTCGCTGGACCAATGCCGAGCTTTACATCGGGAAAGAGTTCCTTCACCGCATGGGCTAAAAGGTGAGCTACTGAATGACGATATATATCTCTACCTTCGCCTTCAAAAGAGAACTCTTTAACTGAGCCGTCAGGCATAGGAACTGGAAACTTCAATTCGCCATCATCTCCGCAAGGGCAATGAAATTGCGGGCTGCCTTCTCGCCGAATATGCCTGACGCTGTTCCGGCAAGAATAAAGCCTATGGGTTTCAAATCCTTTATCCTTTCCATCGCTATCTTTTTAACCATCTCTTCGTCAATTTTATTCAGAATCTCCATATCGTCAAGATTTCCAACCAAACAAACATCTTCACCAATCATCTCCTGGGCTTCTTTCAAATTCACATCGCCCCAAGGGGGCGCCTCCAAAGGGTCCAGGGCATCAATTCCCAAGCTTCTCAAATCGGGAAGGAACCTCTTCACCTTTCCGTGATTATGATAATAAGCTATCGCCCCATAGCGATGTATGGTTTCAATTAAAGGAGTATCATATGGCTTGAGAAGCGCTTCTACTCCCTTCGGACCCAGCTGCTGGGTCACATATTCGCCTCCGATTATGCGGAAGGCGTCAACCCCCTCTTTGCATAAATCCTCAACCATACTTATCACTCTTTCCGTGCCGACTTCAGTAAGCTTGATTATCAGCGAGGGATTCAAAGCCCAATTGAGGCAAAAATCCTCCGGCGAGAAGAAGCTTGCTGGCAGGCAAACTCCATTTGGTATGCCCACAAGAACCAATCCTTCGTCTCTAATATAATCTCTCATTTGATGGAAATATTTAGCTGTTGGCGAGGGCTTTTCATAGGGAAGTGAGAGAAATCTCTCGGCGTCCTCTGGGGATTTGAAAGGAAATTCCCTCATAGCTTGAGTTATATCCGTTTTCGCTATCCTCCATTGGAAAACGCCGGCGGGAGTGGATAACTGGTATAAGCCTTCGCCTATGAGTTCAACTTGATTTATATACTCACCCCAGAATGGGTCAGCACCGGAGAAGGTCTCCATCAGGATATCGGTTTTTGAGATTAGCTCTTTAGCTATATCGCTATCTGGTGGCAATTTGCCTAAGCCCCAAGGGGAGACGGGAATTCTATCAACTTTTTCCTTTCTTATAGCTTTTATAATCCTTTCTCTCGAGGTCATAGAAGAAAAATGGTGGGCGGTGTTGGAGTTGAACCAACCACCTTCTCCTCGTCAAGGAGACGTTCTCCCGCTGAACTAACCGCCCACCAAATAAGAATTATAATTTCCCGACGACCCAAAGTCAACATTTTAAGCCACCTCTTTGGTTGATGGCTTCAAAAACAGAACATCGCAGGGAGCATTCCTCACAACATACCGAACACTTCTACCCAAGGTAATTTCCTCGTCAGGATGCTCGGAAAGTAGCAACAAAATCATACTTGCGTTATCTTCCCTTGCCGCTTGAACGATTCCCGCTCCCGCAAGCCTTGCCTTCACTATCTTCCCTTTGGCAATGATACCTGCTTTCTCCGCAACAACTTGAGCGTGAAGGAGAATCCTTTCCCCTTTTTCCCTTTCCTCGGGCATCTCCGCATCTGGAGGGAGAACAAGTGGTATCTCCATAACATAAACGAAGCGGAGAGGGACTTCCAATCTTTGGGCGAAATTCGTGGCTATGTTTAGGAGCTTTTCAGATAGTGGCGAACCAGTTATTGGGACAATGATTGAGCCCTGCATCTCCTCCTCCCCTTTAGCCACTGTCTCCAAGGCAACCCTCACATAAACGGGAGGATGAAGCATCCACCAGAGGATGGAACCAACGGTTCCGCTAAAGGCAATAGCGATGATTAATCCTACAGGGCTCAGGTTAGCCTCCATCTCTCTTACCTCTCAAGAGGAGAATAAGCGTTCCATAAAGCCTAAATATACCATAAGCAATTACAGCTATTCCAATCAGAAGATAAGTAGTGGAGGCATGGAGAAGGAAAGCTTGTTTAACGATGATTATCCCCAGAGCGACTATTATAACCTCCAGGAAAAGGCGAGAATATAGGACAGGCTTACTTACCTTCATTTCTTCCCTCCGACGCATTTCTTCCCTCCAACGCCTTTATATATTCTTCCAGATTCTCCACCTCTCCTGCTTCTTTTAGAACTCTTATCTGCTCGTTAATCCAATCCCTTTCAATGCTTTTAAGGAGAGGGAGGTTGTTCTTTTTTCTATATAGGAAGTAGATGATTAAGCCGAGAAGGAGCCAAAGTGAGCCATAGAGTCTCGCCAAGTGATGGGTCCAGAGAACAAGAACGAAATAGAAGAATGCGCCGAGAACAGCGATGACGCCTAATACGGGAAAGTCTATATCTGAGCCGTTAATTTTAATTTTTAGATTACCGGGAATCTTATAAGGGCGTGGTGTATAAGGGTCCTTTATGCGGAGGCGAAGATGTGAGATACAAACAAGGGTATAAGCTGTTAGCGCGCCGAAGGCGTACATATCAGCGAGGGTTTCCATAGCGCTTTTGCTCAATCCAGCGAGAACGAGTTGAATGATAACGATAGCAGAGAAGAGGAGAATCGTGCGATATGGTGTCCGATATCTTGGATGGGTTCCGCTGAACCAACCAGGAAGTAGATGGAGCTTGGACATAGAATAAGTCACTCGGGAATAACCCATCACGCCGGTGTTTGCTGAAGCGTAGAGAAGAGTAAAGCCGAGAATGGCGGTGAAAGGACCTGCGACGAAACCAATTAGGGGAAGGAATTTTGCTAAATATGCGATGGGGTCGCTCATATGCTCTGCGAGTGGCTTCCAGCCAAGGCTTCCAACACCAAGAGTGGAAAAGGCGAGGGCATAAATAAGGACAACAAAAGTAAGGGAAATGGAGGTGCGAGGGATAATGGAAGCCGGTCTGATAGTTTCCTCGGCTGCTTGGGAGATTGTTTCCAATCCCACGAAGGCAACAACAGCGAGCGTCATACTATAGAAGAATTGTTTCAGTCCCGGGACCTCTGTTGTTATCTGTTGGATAAAAAGTTCCGGTTTAAAGGCGAAAATGAAGCCGATAATTATTATTAAAGACTCATTGAACATATCAATTGCTGAGAAGATCTCGTTAACTCTTGAGGATTCTCGTATGCCCCTTAAATTTATAATCATCATTGAAAGAACGAGAAAAAGCGCTTCAATTATCGGTATCCATTTGCTTTTTTGAAATGCAGGGAAAAAGAAATTTAAATAGCCAGCGGAAGCATAGGCAAAAAGGGAGACATCAATAGTGAAATCAAGAAGGAAAGCCCAGCCAGCCACAAAGCCCCAAAAATCCCCTAATCCTCTTAGGGAATAATACTGACCTCCTCCAGCCACGGGATAAGAAGCTGCAAGTTCAGTATAGATTAACCCAATGAGGACATAGAGTATGCCAGTAATTAGGAGGGCAAGGGGAGCTGCACCCATCGCATAAGCCAAGATCAAACCGAGCGCCATATATATATCTGCCCCTACGCAAGCATATCCCCAACTAAACGAACCCCAAATACCAACTGCCCTTCTCAATGAGGGCATCTGCTCGCCTTTGCTTAATTCATCCGCAGCCATAGCTCATCTACGTTTTAAAAATTATAACTATAAGGATAAGAAAGGCAAAAAGAAAACGATAGATAACAAAAGGAAGGAAATTTCTTTTCCTCAAATACCGAAGGAGGAAGTAAACCGCAAAATAGCTTGAGACCGCAGCTGAAAGGAAGCCCAATAGTAGGGGAAGAGGTTCTCTCAGTCCACTGGTAATGATTTCCCTTCCCTCCCAAAGAGCCGCACCCGCAATTATTGGGGTTGCAATGAGAAAGGAAAATCGTGCGCTTTCTTCTTTCTTAAGCCCGAGAGCAAGACCGGTTGTCATCGTTGCGCCCGAGCGAGAAACACCCGGAATTATCGCCAAAGCCTGAGATAGACCTATTAAAATGGCATCCTTCCACTTGATTTCTTTTATATCTCTTTCTGCTTTCCCGAATCTATCCGCAAGCCAAAGGAGAATAGCGAATGAGGATAAAGTCAAAGCTGTTAGAGTAGGCGTCCGGAAAATGGTCTCTGCCTGTTTCTCTAAAAGAGCGCCGAAGAGCGCCCCTGGAACACAAGCGATGATTATCAAAAGGAGGAGCTCTTGATAATAGCGGTCGCCCTTAAACGCTCCCTTTAAAATATCTTTCCAATCCTTATAAAGGAAAGCCACTAATCCCACAAGCGTTCCCAAATGCAGGGCTACATCAAAAGAAAGGGATTGATATTCCCAATTCAAGAAAACGACTGGTAGTATATAAAGATGAGCTGAGGAGGATATGGGGAAAAGTTCAGTTAAGCCTTGAACAATCCCCAATATTATCGCGTGCAAAGGTGGCAATTTGATAATCCCTCCTCGTTAGGGAGTCTTAGTCAACTGTATCTACAACGATTCTATCCCAAAAATATCCTTCCCCTTTGCTCTTCCAACCAAGCGTCTGCTCCCTGCGTGCCCCAACGGAGACAATAGAGATGGGAATGCCAACATAGGAGGATATCTTGCGGAGATATTCCTGCGCCCCCTTTGGAAGGGAGGAGAAATCGTCTACATCTTCTATCTTCTCCCAGCCTTCCATTTCAATATATACGGGTTGACATTTGCTTAAAATATTTGTATCCGTAGGGAATTGTTGTATCTCCTTCCCTTCAAACTTATAAGCAACGCACAATTTTAGCTTCGGAATGCCGCTTAGGACATCAAGCTTCGTTATCGCAAGGCTATCCATCCCGTTTATCTCCACAGCATGGCGAAGGGCAACAAGGTCAAGCCACCCACAACGCCTCGGTCTTCCAGTTGTCGTTCCATACTCATCTCCTCGCTCCCTCAGTAAATCCCCTATTTCATCTTTTATCTCCGTTGGGAATGGTCCACCACCTACCCTTGTAGTATATGCTTTACAAACCCCGATTACCTTGTCTATCTCCTTGGGTCCGATGCCCGCCCCTACA
Protein-coding sequences here:
- the rplT gene encoding 50S ribosomal protein L20, which codes for MTRVKGGIVNRRRHKKVLKMAEGFRGARSRRFINANEAVLHALYHSYRHRRERKREFRRLWIARINAACRAEGIKYSLFMGALAKLGIKINRKALADMAIKEPEAFRSLVEKAKQALSTVS
- the rpmI gene encoding 50S ribosomal protein L35, yielding MPKLKTRKSAAKRFKVTGSGKLLRRHTRLNHLMRKKSEARVRRLRREAEVDKTMEKRIRKLIPYQ
- a CDS encoding translation initiation factor IF-3, with the protein product MSERRWRVNEEIRAREVRLIDENGVQIGIVPIQKAQRIAREKGLDLVEVAPQANPPVCRILDYSKYKYEQEKKRKEESKKQKTQEVKEIRFRLFIDDHDYQVKMRKIREFLEERHKVRVVVYFRGRELTFTDRGVELLNKIKEALKEYAIVERDIKMEGRRMSVLLMPKKK
- the thrS gene encoding threonine--tRNA ligase, with amino-acid sequence MPDGSVKEFSFEGEGRDIYRHSVAHLLAHAVKELFPDVKLGIGPATEDGFFYDFLKETPFTEADLAKIEEKMREIARRNLPIIRREISKEEAKNLFSQRGESLKLELLDEIEEDVVTIYEQGDFVDLCRGPHLENTSYINTKGFKLLSISSAYWKGEEGNPSLQRIKGTAFPSEEELADYLHFLEEAEKRDHRVLGRTLELFSIEEEAGAGLVFWHPKGAIVRKIIEDFWKEEHIKRGYQLIYTPHIARADLWRISGHLEMYKENMYPPMQFEDVEYILKPMNCPFHILVYKSKQRSYRDLPIRYAELGTVYRYERSGVLHGLLRVRGFTQDDAHIFCTPEDLKKEIEDVLELAHFMMRRFGFREYVHKLSTRPEKYAGTLERWEMAEGILKEVLEERGIEYIVDEGGGVFYGPKIDISLRDSLGRLWQGPTIQVDFNLPERFNITYIGADGKEHTVVMVHRAVLGSLERFMGTLIEHYAGALPLWLSPVQVRILPIAERHIPYAEEVAKAIKERNFRVEVDARNETLNYRIREAQMAKIPYALVVGDREMASKTVSPRKRGGENLSPMSVEEFLNHLTNENETDII
- a CDS encoding universal stress protein translates to MEANLSPVGLIIAIAFSGTVGSILWWMLHPPVYVRVALETVAKGEEEMQGSIIVPITGSPLSEKLLNIATNFAQRLEVPLRFVYVMEIPLVLPPDAEMPEEREKGERILLHAQVVAEKAGIIAKGKIVKARLAGAGIVQAAREDNASMILLLLSEHPDEEITLGRSVRYVVRNAPCDVLFLKPSTKEVA
- a CDS encoding APC family permease, translated to MAADELSKGEQMPSLRRAVGIWGSFSWGYACVGADIYMALGLILAYAMGAAPLALLITGILYVLIGLIYTELAASYPVAGGGQYYSLRGLGDFWGFVAGWAFLLDFTIDVSLFAYASAGYLNFFFPAFQKSKWIPIIEALFLVLSMMIINLRGIRESSRVNEIFSAIDMFNESLIIIIGFIFAFKPELFIQQITTEVPGLKQFFYSMTLAVVAFVGLETISQAAEETIRPASIIPRTSISLTFVVLIYALAFSTLGVGSLGWKPLAEHMSDPIAYLAKFLPLIGFVAGPFTAILGFTLLYASANTGVMGYSRVTYSMSKLHLLPGWFSGTHPRYRTPYRTILLFSAIVIIQLVLAGLSKSAMETLADMYAFGALTAYTLVCISHLRLRIKDPYTPRPYKIPGNLKIKINGSDIDFPVLGVIAVLGAFFYFVLVLWTHHLARLYGSLWLLLGLIIYFLYRKKNNLPLLKSIERDWINEQIRVLKEAGEVENLEEYIKALEGRNASEGRNEGK
- a CDS encoding undecaprenyl-diphosphate phosphatase, whose product is MPPLHAIILGIVQGLTELFPISSSAHLYILPVVFLNWEYQSLSFDVALHLGTLVGLVAFLYKDWKDILKGAFKGDRYYQELLLLIIIACVPGALFGALLEKQAETIFRTPTLTALTLSSFAILLWLADRFGKAERDIKEIKWKDAILIGLSQALAIIPGVSRSGATMTTGLALGLKKEESARFSFLIATPIIAGAALWEGREIITSGLREPLPLLLGFLSAAVSSYFAVYFLLRYLRKRNFLPFVIYRFLFAFLILIVIIFKT